One Rosa chinensis cultivar Old Blush chromosome 3, RchiOBHm-V2, whole genome shotgun sequence DNA window includes the following coding sequences:
- the LOC112193423 gene encoding uncharacterized protein LOC112193423 codes for MRDFPSCFGENGVQVADSSSSNNHNTSRTAQNLVTCIYQCRLRSRTCLITVTWSRNLMGQGLSVGIDDSSNQCLCKVDIKPWLFSKRRGSKSLEAYSSKIDIYWDFSSAKFGSGPEPVDGYYVGIVVDRQMILLLGDMRKEAFKKTSASPASSNAVCIARREHIFGKKLFTTKARFCNDGQVHDLVIECDTVGVNDPCLIVRVDSKTVMQVKRLRWKFRGNHTILVDGLAVEVFWDVHNWLFGTSPGNAVFMFKTCLSAEKLWSGQPQSDPSALQWSFSQRFSDSKSQGLGFSLMLYAWKNE; via the coding sequence ATGAGGGATTTCCCATCTTGTTTTGGTGAAAATGGGGTTCAAGTTGCTGATTCTTCTTCGTCGAATAATCATAATACTAGTAGGACTGCCCAGAATTTGGTTACTTGTATCTATCAATGCCGGTTGCGCAGCCGGACTtgcttgattactgtcacatgGAGTAGGAATTTGATGGGTCAAGGCCTTAGTGTTGGGATAGATGATTCGTCAAATCAGTGTCTTTGTAAGGTCGATATTAAACCCTGGTTGTTCTCCAAGAGAAGAGGGTCCAAGAGTTTAGAAGCTTATTCTAGTAAAATTGATATATATTGGGACTTTTCTTCTGCAAAATTTGGATCTGGGCCTGAACCGGTAGACGGATATTATGTGGGAATTGTGGTGGACCGGCAGATGATTCTCCTTCTTGGAGATATGAGAAAGGAAGCTTTTAAAAAGACTAGTGCTAGCCCTGCATCTTCTAATGCTGTTTGCATTGCCAGGAGAGAGCACATTTTCGGGAAGAAGTTGTTCACCACGAAGGCTCGGTTTTGTAATGATGGTCAAGTTCATGATCTTGTGATTGAATGCGACACAGTTGGGGTCAATGATCCATGCCTTATTGTCCGTGTAGACAGCAAGACGGTGATGCAGGTGAAGAGGCTTCGGTGGAAGTTCCGGGGAAATCACACCATCTTGGTTGATGGGCTTGCAGTTGAAGTTTTCTGGGATGTGCACAATTGGCTCTTTGGTACATCACCTGGAAATGCTGTATTTATGTTCAAGACATGCCTCTCAGCCGAGAAGTTGTGGTCTGGCCAACCACAATCCGATCCAAGTGCCCTGCAGTGGTCGTTTTCACAGAGATTTTCAGACAGCAAGTCACAAGGGCTAGGATTCTCGCTCATGCTGTATGCTTGGAAGAACGAATAG